A section of the Eublepharis macularius isolate TG4126 chromosome 1, MPM_Emac_v1.0, whole genome shotgun sequence genome encodes:
- the LOC129333528 gene encoding N(4)-(Beta-N-acetylglucosaminyl)-L-asparaginase-like isoform X1, which yields MAAAAGTWGFSLPAVERMRQRLLRGGLATDCLQEAMADIENDEETGVFVVGRGGYPNKDGIIQCDAAIMEGQPGRFGAVAALHGIGTPLAVARKVMEETPHSFLVGDGAVAFAKDQGFVVEDNSSLMSKKSTEAYQKYLETKKTLKKHDTLGLIALDIYGNITVGVSTSGSPFKYPGRVGDSPLPGCGLFADQEVGAAAATGEGDKIMCFCPCFHTVLLMRQGLSPVDACQTVVQDILQRAGKEKMFELGIIAMNMKGEVGAASSVAFPYCSWSQGKDAVEQVTQQP from the exons ATGGCAGCGGCCGCGGGCACTTGGGGCTTCTCCCTCCCGGCGGTGGAGAGGATGAGGCAGAGGCTGCTCCGGGGGGGCTTAGCGACCGACTGCCTCCAGGAGGCCATGGCAG ATATAGAAAATGATGAAGAGACTGGAGTTTTTGTAGTGGGACGTGGAGGCTACCCAAACAAAGACGGTATCATCCAGTGTGATGCAGCAATAATGGAAGGACAGCCTGGCCGTTTTGGAGCTGTAGCAGCTTTGCATGG AATTGGAACTCCACTTGCTGTCGCTCGTAAGGTCATGGAAGAGACTCCTCACAGTTTTCTAGTCGGAGACGGTGCTGTGGCTTTCGCAAAGGACCAAGGCTTCGTCGTGGAAGATAACAGCAGTTTGATGAGTAAAAAGAGTACTGAGGCTTACCAG AAGTAtttagaaacaaaaaaaaccttgaaGAAACATGATACATTAG GTTTGATCGCCTTGGATATCTATGGAAACATAACAGTTG GAGTTTCTACCTCTGGGTCTCCCTTTAAATATCCAGGACGAGTAGGCGATTCTCCATTGCCCGGATGTGGGCTGTTTGCTGATCAAGAG GTAGGAGCTGCAGCAG CTACAGGCGAGGGAGACAAGATCATGTGCTTCTGTCCTTGTTTTCATACAGTCCTGTTAATGAGACAG GGCTTGTCTCCTGTGGATGCATGCCAGACTGTTGTCCAGGATATCCTCCAACGAGCAGGAAAGGAAAAGATGTTTGAACTTGGCATAATAGCAATGAATATGAAG GGGGAAGTTGGAGCTGCTTCGTCCGTGGCATTTCCGTACTGCAGCTGGTCTCAGGGAAAAGACGCCGTAGAGCAAGTGACCCAACAACCCTGA
- the LOC129333528 gene encoding N(4)-(Beta-N-acetylglucosaminyl)-L-asparaginase-like isoform X2 — protein sequence MAAAAGTWGFSLPAVERMRQRLLRGGLATDCLQEAMADIENDEETGVFVVGRGGYPNKDGIIQCDAAIMEGQPGRFGAVAALHGIGTPLAVARKVMEETPHSFLVGDGAVAFAKDQGFVVEDNSSLMSKKSTEAYQKYLETKKTLKKHDTLGLIALDIYGNITVGRVGDSPLPGCGLFADQEVGAAAATGEGDKIMCFCPCFHTVLLMRQGLSPVDACQTVVQDILQRAGKEKMFELGIIAMNMKGEVGAASSVAFPYCSWSQGKDAVEQVTQQP from the exons ATGGCAGCGGCCGCGGGCACTTGGGGCTTCTCCCTCCCGGCGGTGGAGAGGATGAGGCAGAGGCTGCTCCGGGGGGGCTTAGCGACCGACTGCCTCCAGGAGGCCATGGCAG ATATAGAAAATGATGAAGAGACTGGAGTTTTTGTAGTGGGACGTGGAGGCTACCCAAACAAAGACGGTATCATCCAGTGTGATGCAGCAATAATGGAAGGACAGCCTGGCCGTTTTGGAGCTGTAGCAGCTTTGCATGG AATTGGAACTCCACTTGCTGTCGCTCGTAAGGTCATGGAAGAGACTCCTCACAGTTTTCTAGTCGGAGACGGTGCTGTGGCTTTCGCAAAGGACCAAGGCTTCGTCGTGGAAGATAACAGCAGTTTGATGAGTAAAAAGAGTACTGAGGCTTACCAG AAGTAtttagaaacaaaaaaaaccttgaaGAAACATGATACATTAG GTTTGATCGCCTTGGATATCTATGGAAACATAACAGTTG GACGAGTAGGCGATTCTCCATTGCCCGGATGTGGGCTGTTTGCTGATCAAGAG GTAGGAGCTGCAGCAG CTACAGGCGAGGGAGACAAGATCATGTGCTTCTGTCCTTGTTTTCATACAGTCCTGTTAATGAGACAG GGCTTGTCTCCTGTGGATGCATGCCAGACTGTTGTCCAGGATATCCTCCAACGAGCAGGAAAGGAAAAGATGTTTGAACTTGGCATAATAGCAATGAATATGAAG GGGGAAGTTGGAGCTGCTTCGTCCGTGGCATTTCCGTACTGCAGCTGGTCTCAGGGAAAAGACGCCGTAGAGCAAGTGACCCAACAACCCTGA
- the LOC129333528 gene encoding N(4)-(Beta-N-acetylglucosaminyl)-L-asparaginase-like isoform X3 → MAAAAGTWGFSLPAVERMRQRLLRGGLATDCLQEAMADIENDEETGVFVVGRGGYPNKDGIIQCDAAIMEGQPGRFGAVAALHGIGTPLAVARKVMEETPHSFLVGDGAVAFAKDQGFVVEDNSSLMSKKSTEAYQKYLETKKTLKKHDTLGLIALDIYGNITVGKREQHRPESGSDFMPALCQMQMLLVDCVGPHLQLMGGSSDACLLGGKRKHDMRQQPSGSFYLWVSL, encoded by the exons ATGGCAGCGGCCGCGGGCACTTGGGGCTTCTCCCTCCCGGCGGTGGAGAGGATGAGGCAGAGGCTGCTCCGGGGGGGCTTAGCGACCGACTGCCTCCAGGAGGCCATGGCAG ATATAGAAAATGATGAAGAGACTGGAGTTTTTGTAGTGGGACGTGGAGGCTACCCAAACAAAGACGGTATCATCCAGTGTGATGCAGCAATAATGGAAGGACAGCCTGGCCGTTTTGGAGCTGTAGCAGCTTTGCATGG AATTGGAACTCCACTTGCTGTCGCTCGTAAGGTCATGGAAGAGACTCCTCACAGTTTTCTAGTCGGAGACGGTGCTGTGGCTTTCGCAAAGGACCAAGGCTTCGTCGTGGAAGATAACAGCAGTTTGATGAGTAAAAAGAGTACTGAGGCTTACCAG AAGTAtttagaaacaaaaaaaaccttgaaGAAACATGATACATTAG GTTTGATCGCCTTGGATATCTATGGAAACATAACAGTTGGTAAGAGAGAACAGCACAGACCAGAAAGCGGTTCAGATTTCATGCCCGCCTTATGTCAGATGCAAATGCTGCTAGTTGACTGTGTTGGGCCTCATCTTCAGTTGATGGGAGGGAGTTCAGATGCTTGCTTACTtggaggaaaaaggaaacatGATATGAGACAGCAGCCATCTGG GAGTTTCTACCTCTGGGTCTCCCTTTAA